DNA from Conexivisphaera calida:
GATCTGGTTCACATGTCGCTTCACTCGGATTCCGGCTCCACCTCAGGGGCACAACTTCTGTGTACCCACCTTCCATGATACCTAGTGATCTCCTGACCTACCTTTATCTCGCTGCCACACTCGGGGCACACCCCCCTGAACCTAGCCTTCAACGCCCGGTACAGCGTAGCTCATATTAATAAATCTGAGTCATGTCACGTGAGAGCTTATGCATAGATGGGAGGCTCTACGAGTGGAAGCATATGAGATGTCTAGAATGCCGGCGACTTATCAGTCTAGAACACGGCCGACACAGATAACTATTTATTGGCGCTGGTCATCGCCCACAATGTGGGACAGCGCGAGCCGAAGGTTGTCGAGAAGGCGGTGAAGCTGTTCTCCGAGCTCGATGCCGAGCTTGACAAGTTAGAGGCGAGCGTCCGTGCGTGGGGCAGACAGCTTCTGAGCCAGGCGGATAAGCTCTCCTCGGAGGCCAGGGCAAAGCTAATCGAGGAAGCACGCGCCAAGGGCGAGGCGGAGTTGAAGGCAGCTGAGGAGGACGCATCAGCCAAGGCCGAGGAGATCCTTAGGGCTGAGGAGGAGAAACTCAGATCCTTCACCGCGGAGTTCGAAGAGAAACGTACCATATTGGTCGAGCGCGCACTCAAGATTCTCATCCCCAACGGAAGGGGAGAGGAGTGACCCTTGCCGCGGCTGACCGAGTACGAGGATGACGTGTACGCGATAACCAAGGCATACTTCATTAGGGGCACGCTACTGGATAGGACCTTCTTCAAGCTGGCCGTGGGCTTCACGAGTGTAGAAGAGCTCTCCGAGAGGCTCAGATCCACACGGTACGCACAATCCCTCGGGAACGAACGGATCTCCCGGGCGAAGGATCTGGAGAAGATACTCATGGGAAGCCTAATGGACCTTCACTATCGTCTGATGCGCCTGTACTCCGGAGATGGGGTGCTCACAGCTCTCTTCGAGCGGTACACGTCCTGGGACGTCAAGGCTGTGCTGAGAGGCAAGGCAGTTGGGCAGACCTACGAGCAGATACTGGATGGGCTCTACATGAGGGCCGAGGAGCTGCTCGGAAGGCGTGACCTAGTCATTAGGGCAGCCGCCGCCAAGGACCTCGGGGGCGCCGTGATGGGTCTCTCGGGCACGGAGTACTATGACGTGGCGCAGGAGGGTCTCAAGATCTACGAATCCACGGGGGATCCCGCGTCCTTCGATATAGTAGTAGATCGCTTCACGATCGGCGGTATCGCCCGCATCGCGATCAGAGGCGGGGAGGATGAGGACACATATGTTGGCAGACTCGTGCTCTCAATGGTGGACGAGTACAACTTGGGGCTTGCGCTCAGGTACGCATCGATAGGCCTCCCGGCGACGCAGGCCTCCCAGCTCCTGATAACGGAGGGTAATCTCTACCTATCTCCGGATCCGCTGAGAAGACTAATGTCTGAAGGGGCACCTCCTGCGTCCTATGCCGACATGTTGAGAAGGACCCCCTATGGTGCATATCTGAAGGGCGATGACGCAAACGCCGTGATCAGCTCCGTGATCTCCTTCAGACTTCATACGGCCGATGGTGCATGGGCAGCCGCCGCCATGGAGCCTCCAGTGCTGGCCGCCCTGGTCTTCCTCGTCGAGAACGAGGTTCGCAATCTGTCCGCTATCGCGTTCGGAATAGAGAACAGAGTACCCAAGGACGACATATATGCCCTACTAAGATTCCCTGAGTGACGATCCATCTGCCGCTGGAATCTGGGGGCTGGAACAGCTTCCCCTTCCCCTCGTAGAACCTTATGAACCACTCATATGCGTGGAGCCTTATTCAGGACATCACGCGGTGCTGCGACTCGCTGCATTAATGATAGTCGCCAATCTAAGCTCCACCCTCTTACCTCTCATTGAGAGGGGCTGGAACAGCTTCCCCTTCCCCTCGTAGAACCTTATGAACCACTCATATGCGTGGAGCCTTATGTCCTGTATGTACACCATCAGGCCCTCGAGCGCCGCCACTCCCATGTTACCCAGTATCCAACCAGTATATCCCACGGCCGCCGCGGCACCAGCCACGCCCGCTGGGTAGAACATGTCGATGATGTAGAGCAGCGCTATGTGCACCATCAGCAGTACTGCAAGCCTGAGATAACTTATCGAGTTTGATATTATCTCTATCACGTTCACCAACCAGTCTATAACGCTCTCCATGTAGTTGCTCTCCATGGCCTTCGTGACGATCATGCCTATGGATCCCGCCAGCACTATTGGCAGCGTCACATGGCTTATAGTCTCGGTCGTCACGCCCAGCGGCGTCATCACCGGTCCCATGACCGCGCTGAAGCTGTACCCCGACATTATGAAGGCGTAGCCCCAGAAGAGCGCGGATATGTAGAACGCGTAGACCGGTATCCGCTGTATAGCCGCATACTTAAGCCCGCGCGCCCTCGCCTCCTGGTAGAACCCGAGCGTGTACGCGGAAAGTATGTGCCCCACTCCTATCAGCAGCGCTATCACTAAGAGGAGGTCCACCACATACGCGCTGTTCACAGTGACTACGTCGTGGGCCGGTATTATCGGAACCGGTATTCCATAGAGTCTGCTCACCCCTATGAGGTGCCACAGCTCCAGCCCGAATACCTCGCCGTCCAGCACCCCCATTATGGCAGCTCCGACGCCGAACGAGATTATCAGGTTCCCCCATCTCCTCAGGCTCTCGTAGCCCCTGAGCCGTAGTATGAGTCCCAGTATAATCAACAGTATTCCATGCCCTAAGTCACCGAACATGAAACCAAAGAAGGTGGGGAACACGAACGATATTATCGTGGTCGGATCGACCTCCCTCTTGGAGGGTGGTCCCTGCTGCAGGGTTATCTCCTCATAATTGGCGCTGTACCTGTTATTCCTGAAAATCCCGGGCTCGTCGCCGGTCTGCTCCTCCACCCCCACCAGATATCCGCCGAATTTTCTCCTGAAGTTCTCCAGCATTCCCGAGGGGACGTAGCCCTCGACTATCGCGACCCGCTTCAGGTTGCTCGACCTCATGCGCGCAGTCTGGGCCCTCGCCAACTCCACTGCCTCCAGCAGCTCCTCGATCTCCCTACCCTTCTCCTCCGCGAGCGCCTTCACCCGCTTC
Protein-coding regions in this window:
- a CDS encoding V-type ATPase subunit; the encoded protein is MPRLTEYEDDVYAITKAYFIRGTLLDRTFFKLAVGFTSVEELSERLRSTRYAQSLGNERISRAKDLEKILMGSLMDLHYRLMRLYSGDGVLTALFERYTSWDVKAVLRGKAVGQTYEQILDGLYMRAEELLGRRDLVIRAAAAKDLGGAVMGLSGTEYYDVAQEGLKIYESTGDPASFDIVVDRFTIGGIARIAIRGGEDEDTYVGRLVLSMVDEYNLGLALRYASIGLPATQASQLLITEGNLYLSPDPLRRLMSEGAPPASYADMLRRTPYGAYLKGDDANAVISSVISFRLHTADGAWAAAAMEPPVLAALVFLVENEVRNLSAIAFGIENRVPKDDIYALLRFPE
- a CDS encoding V-type ATP synthase subunit I, whose amino-acid sequence is MPVERSQRVVLATSREKLDKFISDLVSFEYFHFAEESQEFLDYALAQRVDEMYSRLLSLADRLHLKKDVGVIDSFREGYPPSKRTVISAADLSGLVAELEAREEADAGEMRKLMDELDQASKREESLERLHATVGAFSKLELDLRSLASLRRLYVELFVADRKDVAEISRSVGDKGALYSEPLDARSALCAVIALRENADYVERAVRAFEVSYLRLPEGYPSVPSEAYRRIAEELEAARKEVEEISKRVKALAEEKGREIEELLEAVELARAQTARMRSSNLKRVAIVEGYVPSGMLENFRRKFGGYLVGVEEQTGDEPGIFRNNRYSANYEEITLQQGPPSKREVDPTTIISFVFPTFFGFMFGDLGHGILLIILGLILRLRGYESLRRWGNLIISFGVGAAIMGVLDGEVFGLELWHLIGVSRLYGIPVPIIPAHDVVTVNSAYVVDLLLVIALLIGVGHILSAYTLGFYQEARARGLKYAAIQRIPVYAFYISALFWGYAFIMSGYSFSAVMGPVMTPLGVTTETISHVTLPIVLAGSIGMIVTKAMESNYMESVIDWLVNVIEIISNSISYLRLAVLLMVHIALLYIIDMFYPAGVAGAAAAVGYTGWILGNMGVAALEGLMVYIQDIRLHAYEWFIRFYEGKGKLFQPLSMRGKRVELRLATIINAASRSTA